A genomic region of Chaetodon auriga isolate fChaAug3 chromosome 11, fChaAug3.hap1, whole genome shotgun sequence contains the following coding sequences:
- the mad2l1bp gene encoding MAD2L1-binding protein produces MAEEPNILRPTANSEDAGHKSTFNGGDNETRRPLSSPSGRDFNTLEGPNMTDKVSTLQSVSGSSNSCRWYVEMDEQAVNTRLKAKNTVELKDVSPEHRPSSKQLSVDNTEDKENTAMPSTSITPDNTQEEGTSGQSGLRDSNVTASEQHRNTEDRDAETVRRAQEEGHVSVVFPGTVTQEGCCRFVSEILKCVLYQRQQLPMTYDQLVYSQKKQQTSVQDKDTVSRKPVQAADMEWRKGQQTLQDLEEVLQQLEVLFSLSRVPRVLLLMGGCLVLPKELYEINMEALVVAGGDQCLRVSSCLRQLFRTLFVADLLSDTRPVRLMPTTVLVLAHRDCGVSWFRPKLQFKVPTRVKNQIIALSTDPSTCKDSRAEGSGWQDYVWFQAPMTIKGFGK; encoded by the exons ATGGCAGAAGAACCGAATATATTGAGACCAACAGCAAACTCGGAAGACGCGGGACACAAGTCCACTTTTAACGGCGGAGATAATGAGACACGGAGACCCCTTTCGTCTCCGTCTGGGAGAGATTTTAACACCCTGGAGGGACCGAATATGACAGACAAAGTCTCAACGTTACAAAGTGTTTCCGGCAGCTCAAATTCATGCCGATGGTATGTGGAGATGGACGAACAGGCCGTAAACACGCGGTTAAAGGCGAAAAACACGGTTGAATTGAAAGATGTCTCCCCTGAACATCGCCCCAGTTCAAAACAGCTTAGTGTGGACAACACTGAGGACAAGGAAAACACCGCTATGCCCTCCACAAGCATCACGCCAG ATAACACCCAGGAAGAGGGCACTTCTGGTCAGTCAGGTTTGCGAGATTCCAACGTGACTGCCAGTGAACAACATCgtaacacagaggacagagatgcTGAGACGGTGAGAAGAGCGCAAGAGGAAGGCCATGTGAGCGTGGTCTTCCCCGGCACAGTAACCCAGGAAGGCTGCTGCCGATTCGTCAGCGAGATCCTCAAGTGTGTTCTCTATCAGAGACAGCAGCTGCCCATGACGTATGACCAGCTGGTGTACTCCcagaagaaacagcagacaTCAGTGCAG gaTAAAGACACAGTGAGTCGAAAGCCAGTGCAGGCTGCAGACATGGAGTGGCGCAAGGGTCAGCAGACCCTTCAGGACCTCgaggaggtgctgcagcagctggaagtGCTGTTTTCCCTTAGCAGGGTGCCCCGTGTGCTGCTGCTAATGGGTGGGTGCCTCGTCCTCCCCAAAGAGCTATATGAGATCAACATGGAGGCTCTGGTAGTGGCTGGTGGAGATCAATGTCTGCGGGTGTCCTCGTGCTTAAGGCAACTCTTCCGCACTCTTTTCGTGGCTGACCTTTTGTCTGACACCAGACCTGTTCGTTTGATGCCCACCACGGTCTTGGTGCTGGCTCACAGGGATTGTGGCGTAAGTTGGTTCCGCCCTAAGCTACAATTTAAAGTGCCAACCCGTGTAAAGAACCAAATAATTGCTCTTTCTACTGATCCCAGCACCTGTAAGGACTCAAGGGCAGAGGGGTCAGGCTGGCAGGATTATGTGTGGTTTCAGGCGCCCATGACCATCAAAGGCTTTGGCAAGTGA